One part of the Arabidopsis thaliana chromosome 1 sequence genome encodes these proteins:
- a CDS encoding E3 ubiquitin-protein ligase (unknown protein; CONTAINS InterPro DOMAIN/s: Protein of unknown function DUF2062 (InterPro:IPR018639); BEST Arabidopsis thaliana protein match is: unknown protein (TAIR:AT4G10140.1); Has 88 Blast hits to 88 proteins in 29 species: Archae - 0; Bacteria - 28; Metazoa - 0; Fungi - 0; Plants - 54; Viruses - 0; Other Eukaryotes - 6 (source: NCBI BLink).), protein MAISKGRLKVWFDKKISEPLIQILRRGAEPKQLAFSAALGITMGVFPICGVTVLLCGVAIASLGSLCHAPTVMLANFIATPIELSLVVPFLRLGEKITGGPHFPLTSDALKKVFTGQASRDVFLSIGNALLGWLIAAPFVIVALYIMFLPCFKILVRKFSSVDSTAKTPTKERIA, encoded by the exons ATGGCGATTTCGAAAGGTAGATTGAAAGTTTGGTTCGATAAGAAGATCAGTGAACCACTTATCCAGATCTTGCGCAG AGGTGCTGAGCCAAAGCAGCTGGCTTTTTCTGCGGCATTGGGTATTACCATGGGAGTATTTCCAATCTGTG GTGTTACGGTGTTACTATGTGGAGTGGCTATTGCGTCGCTTGGATCTCTTTGTCATGCTCCAACTGTGATGTTGGCTAACTTCATTGCTACTCCAATAGAACTAAG TCTTGTGGTGCCTTTCTTACGACTTGGCGAAAAAATAACCGGTGGACCTCATTTTCCTTTAACATCTGATGCCCTAAAGAAGGTTTTCACAGGCCAAGCTTCCCGAGATGTTTTTTTAAGCATTGGAAATGCG CTACTAGGATGGCTCATAGCGGCACCATTTGTGATCGTTGCACTATACATCATGTTTCTCCCATGTTTCAAAATACTTGTCCGCAAATTCAGCTCTGTTGATTCAACCGCAAAGACACCTACAAAGGAAAGGATCGCGTAA
- a CDS encoding tropomyosin (unknown protein; Has 30201 Blast hits to 17322 proteins in 780 species: Archae - 12; Bacteria - 1396; Metazoa - 17338; Fungi - 3422; Plants - 5037; Viruses - 0; Other Eukaryotes - 2996 (source: NCBI BLink).) produces the protein MEEYLQYMKTLRSQMTDVEDHAAKVSVEEQMQVTTISTLEKDLEHALSETKRLKEETDQKTRTRGEICSHILEKQRKISSMESDSVNIAQSLELILQERDSLSAKLVSKRSNYLKTAEEARTKLEEQKGWFISHMSNETGQQGHKKETRNNLMELSDSARAKLDQAKLMRSNLLQENSKIKLSIENVKHKINEFKPELMSVDIKILEEEYTALLSDESGEAEYLSSLQSQAEKLKVTLILYRRDLITNYMIMTTSTCCREFLTLLNVVVERNTVLV, from the exons atggaggAGTATCTACAGTATATGAAGACTCTCCGTTCTCAGATGACTG ATGTGGAGGATCATGCGGCGAAGGTCTCCGTTGAGGAACAGATGCAGGTTACAACAATCAGTACCTTGGAAAAAGATCTCGAACATG CATTGTCTGAGACGAAGAGACTGAAAGAGGAGACGGATCAGAAGACGAGGACAAGAGGTGAGATATGCTCACATATACTTGAGAAGCAGAGGAAAATTTCGTCGATGGAATCTGATTCAGTTAATATTGCACAG AGTTTGGAGCTTATTCTTCAAGAACGAGACAGTTTATCTGCTAAACTCGTATCGAAACG TTCTAACTATCTCAAGACGGCAGAAGAAGCTAGAACCAAACTAGAGGAGCAAAAG GGCTGGTTTATCTCCCATATGAGCAATGAAACTGGTCAACAAGGACAT AAAAAAGAGACAAGGAATAACCTGATGGAACTATCAGATTCTGCTAGAGCAAAGCTTGATCAAGCAAAACTGATGAGATCCAACCTTCTTCAGGAAAATTCGAAG ATCAAACTATCAATTGAGAATGTGAAGCACAAGATTAATGAGTTTAAG CCAGAGTTAATGTCAGTGGATATTAAGATCCTAGAAGAGGAATACACAGCTCTATTGTCAGATGAGTCCGGAGAGGCAGAGTATCTCAGTTCGCTACAGAGTCAGGCTGAGAAACTGAAGGTGACACTGATTTTATATAGGCGTGATTTGATTACTAACTATATGATAATGACCACCTCCACTTGTTGTAGGGAATTTCTTACATTGCTAAATGTGGTTGTGGAGAGGAATACAGTGTTGGTTTAG
- a CDS encoding tropomyosin: MEEYLQYMKTLRSQMTDVEDHAAKVSVEEQMQVTTISTLEKDLEHALSETKRLKEETDQKTRTRGEICSHILEKQRKISSMESDSVNIAQSLELILQERDSLSAKLVSKRSNYLKTAEEARTKLEEQKGWFISHMSNETGQQGHKKETRNNLMELSDSARAKLDQAKLMRSNLLQENSKIKLSIENVKHKINEFKPELMSVDIKILEEEYTALLSDESGEAEYLSSLQSQAEKLKGISYIAKCGCGEEYSVGLD; the protein is encoded by the exons atggaggAGTATCTACAGTATATGAAGACTCTCCGTTCTCAGATGACTG ATGTGGAGGATCATGCGGCGAAGGTCTCCGTTGAGGAACAGATGCAGGTTACAACAATCAGTACCTTGGAAAAAGATCTCGAACATG CATTGTCTGAGACGAAGAGACTGAAAGAGGAGACGGATCAGAAGACGAGGACAAGAGGTGAGATATGCTCACATATACTTGAGAAGCAGAGGAAAATTTCGTCGATGGAATCTGATTCAGTTAATATTGCACAG AGTTTGGAGCTTATTCTTCAAGAACGAGACAGTTTATCTGCTAAACTCGTATCGAAACG TTCTAACTATCTCAAGACGGCAGAAGAAGCTAGAACCAAACTAGAGGAGCAAAAG GGCTGGTTTATCTCCCATATGAGCAATGAAACTGGTCAACAAGGACAT AAAAAAGAGACAAGGAATAACCTGATGGAACTATCAGATTCTGCTAGAGCAAAGCTTGATCAAGCAAAACTGATGAGATCCAACCTTCTTCAGGAAAATTCGAAG ATCAAACTATCAATTGAGAATGTGAAGCACAAGATTAATGAGTTTAAG CCAGAGTTAATGTCAGTGGATATTAAGATCCTAGAAGAGGAATACACAGCTCTATTGTCAGATGAGTCCGGAGAGGCAGAGTATCTCAGTTCGCTACAGAGTCAGGCTGAGAAACTGAAG GGAATTTCTTACATTGCTAAATGTGGTTGTGGAGAGGAATACAGTGTTGGTTTAGATTAG
- a CDS encoding E3 ubiquitin-protein ligase, translated as MGVFPICGVTVLLCGVAIASLGSLCHAPTVMLANFIATPIELSLVVPFLRLGEKITGGPHFPLTSDALKKVFTGQASRDVFLSIGNALLGWLIAAPFVIVALYIMFLPCFKILVRKFSSVDSTAKTPTKERIA; from the exons ATGGGAGTATTTCCAATCTGTG GTGTTACGGTGTTACTATGTGGAGTGGCTATTGCGTCGCTTGGATCTCTTTGTCATGCTCCAACTGTGATGTTGGCTAACTTCATTGCTACTCCAATAGAACTAAG TCTTGTGGTGCCTTTCTTACGACTTGGCGAAAAAATAACCGGTGGACCTCATTTTCCTTTAACATCTGATGCCCTAAAGAAGGTTTTCACAGGCCAAGCTTCCCGAGATGTTTTTTTAAGCATTGGAAATGCG CTACTAGGATGGCTCATAGCGGCACCATTTGTGATCGTTGCACTATACATCATGTTTCTCCCATGTTTCAAAATACTTGTCCGCAAATTCAGCTCTGTTGATTCAACCGCAAAGACACCTACAAAGGAAAGGATCGCGTAA
- the MOS2 gene encoding D111/G-patch domain-containing protein (modifier of snc1, 2 (MOS2); CONTAINS InterPro DOMAIN/s: D111/G-patch (InterPro:IPR000467), KOW (InterPro:IPR005824); BEST Arabidopsis thaliana protein match is: D111/G-patch domain-containing protein (TAIR:AT4G25020.1); Has 453 Blast hits to 441 proteins in 156 species: Archae - 0; Bacteria - 0; Metazoa - 209; Fungi - 80; Plants - 100; Viruses - 0; Other Eukaryotes - 64 (source: NCBI BLink).), giving the protein MKLSFSLPSKSKPKVTATTADGNNAVDDGTSKEFVTEFDPSKTLANSIPKYVIPPIENTWRPHKKMKNLDLPLQSGNAGSGLEFEPEVPLPGTEKPDNISYGLNLRQKVKDDSIGGDAVEERKVSMGEQLMLQSLRRDLMSLADDPTLEDFESVPVDGFGAALMAGYGWKPGKGIGKNAKEDVEIKEYKKWTAKEGLGFDPDRSKVVDVKAKVKESVKLDKKGVGINGGDVFFVGKEVRIIAGRDVGLKGKIVEKPGSDFFVIKISGSEEEVKVGVNEVADLGSKEEEKCLKKLKDLQLNDREKDKKTSGRGRGAERGSRSEVRASEKQDRGQTRERKVKPSWLRSHIKVRIVSKDWKGGRLYLKKGKVVDVVGPTTCDITMDETQELVQGVDQELLETALPRRGGPVLVLSGKHKGVYGNLVEKDLDKETGVVRDLDNHKMLDVRLDQVAEYMGDMDDIEY; this is encoded by the coding sequence ATGaagctctctttctctctcccttctAAATCTAAGCCCAAAGTCACAGCAACCACCGCCGACGGTAACAACGCCGTCGATGATGGAACTAGTAAAGAGTTCGTCACCGAATTCGATCCATCGAAAACCCTAGCTAATTCCATCCCCAAATACGTTATTCCTCCGATTGAGAATACATGGAGACCtcacaagaagatgaagaatctcGATCTACCTCTTCAATCTGGTAACGCAGGTTCCGGACTCGAATTCGAGCCTGAGGTTCCTTTACCTGGTACTGAGAAACCTGATAATATCAGTTACGGTTTAAATCTGCGTCAGAAAGTGAAGGATGATTCAATTGGTGGTGATGCGGTTGAAGAGCGGAAAGTATCTATGGGGGAGCAGCTTATGTTACAGAGTTTGAGGAGAGATCTGATGTCACTTGCTGATGATCCGACTTTGGAGGATTTTGAGAGTGTTCCTGTGGATGGTTTCGGTGCTGCGTTGATGGCTGGATATGGATGGAAGCCAGGTAAGGGAATAGGTAAGAATGCTAAAGAAGATGTTGAGATTAAGGAGTATAAAAAGTGGACTGCTAAGGAAGGGTTAGGTTTTGATCCTGATAGATCTAAGGTTGTTGATGTGAAGGCTAAAGTGAAGGAAAGTGTGAAACTTGATAAGAAGGGAGTAGGTATTAATGGTGGGGATGTGTTTTTTGTTGGGAAAGAAGTGAGGATTATTGCAGGGAGAGATGTAGGATTGAAGGGTAAGATTGTGGAGAAACCTGgtagtgatttttttgttataaagaTCTCTGGAAGTGAAGAGGAAGTGAAAGTGGGTGTGAATGAGGTTGCTGATTTGGGTTCTAAGGAAGAGGAAAAGTGtttgaagaagttgaaagatTTGCAGTTAAATGATAGGGAGAAGGATAAGAAAACGAGTGGAAGAGGTAGAGGAGCAGAGAGAGGGAGTCGAAGTGAAGTTAGAGCCAGTGAGAAGCAAGATAGAGGTCAAACAAGAGAGAGGAAAGTGAAGCCTTCATGGCTTAGGAGTCATATAAAGGTGCGAATAGTAAGCAAAGATTGGAAGGGTGGGAGATTGTATCTTAAGAAAGGGAaggttgttgatgttgttggaCCAACAACTTGTGATATCACGATGGATGAGACGCAAGAGTTGGTTCAAGGGGTGGATCAGGAGTTGCTTGAGACGGCATTGCCTAGACGAGGAGGGccggttttggttttatcgGGGAAGCATAAGGGTGTCTATGGAAATCTGGTTGAGAAAGATTTGGATAAAGAAACTGGTGTGGTTCGTGATTTAGACAACCACAAGATGCTTGATGTTAGGCTTGACCAAGTTGCTGAGTACATGGGTGATATGGATGATATTGAATACTAA
- a CDS encoding E3 ubiquitin-protein ligase produces the protein MAISKGRLKVWFDKKISEPLIQILRRGAEPKQLAFSAALGITMGVFPICGVTVLLCGVAIASLGSLCHAPTVMLANFIATPIELSLVVPFLRLGEKITGGPHFPLTSDALKKVFTGQASRDVFLSIGNAVRFFCLSLVV, from the exons ATGGCGATTTCGAAAGGTAGATTGAAAGTTTGGTTCGATAAGAAGATCAGTGAACCACTTATCCAGATCTTGCGCAG AGGTGCTGAGCCAAAGCAGCTGGCTTTTTCTGCGGCATTGGGTATTACCATGGGAGTATTTCCAATCTGTG GTGTTACGGTGTTACTATGTGGAGTGGCTATTGCGTCGCTTGGATCTCTTTGTCATGCTCCAACTGTGATGTTGGCTAACTTCATTGCTACTCCAATAGAACTAAG TCTTGTGGTGCCTTTCTTACGACTTGGCGAAAAAATAACCGGTGGACCTCATTTTCCTTTAACATCTGATGCCCTAAAGAAGGTTTTCACAGGCCAAGCTTCCCGAGATGTTTTTTTAAGCATTGGAAATGCGGTAAGGTTCTTCTGTCTTAGCTTAGTGGTGTAG